A region of Catenibacterium mitsuokai DNA encodes the following proteins:
- the adhE gene encoding bifunctional acetaldehyde-CoA/alcohol dehydrogenase, with protein sequence MADKKVEKKVEEWTEEKTDACIDELVNNALTALDEFEGFDQETVDYIVAKMSVAGLDKHGVLAEAAVKETGRGVFEDKAVKNLFACEYVTNNMRHTKTVGIINEDPLTGITEIAEPVGVVCGIVPVTNPTSTVIFKSLIAMKTRNPIIFSFHPGAHDCSVMAAKVMLDAAVKAGAPKNVIQWLPMKTMYATSALMNHPGVATILATGGNAMVKAAYSCGKPALGVGAGNVPAYVEKSCKIKMAANDIYLSKSFDNGMICASEQVVVVDHEIYDEFKKELGRYHVHFCNAEEKKKLEQFMFGATAYSENVNEARLNSIVPGKNATWIAEQAGFKVSDDIQILVCEVKEIGPNEPMTREKLSPVLGMIKANSTEDGIEKAAQTVEFNGLGHSAAIHTTNHEISKAFGKRIKAIRIIENAPSTFGGIGSVYNAFLPSLTLGCGSYGHNSVSNNVSAINLLNIKRIGRRNNNMQWVKLPPKIYFERNSIRYLRDMKEMKKAMIVTDRGMYDLGYVGKIEDVIRRRRNKVDVDLFIDVEPDPSLDMTLKGLEIMKSFQPDTIIAIGGGSSMDAAKVMWLMYEHPEVNFDDIKQKFMDIRKRAFKFPELGKKAKLVCIPTTSGTGSEVTPFAVITDTKENKKYPLTDYALTPTIAIVDPEFAMSMPPRIAADTGIDVLTHAIEAYVSILASDFTDGWAKQAVKLVFENLEKSVLEGDPDARIKMHNAASIAGMAFANAFLGMNHSLAHKIGGEWHIPHGRTNGMLLPHVIRYNGTVPTKLNIWPKIEDYKADKKYRELAELIGLHPKTDAEGVEMFAQAVEKLWVKVGGAVNVKSQNISKADWEESVHRIAMNAYEDQCTPANPRMPMVKDMETILETIYDYESPFAKK encoded by the coding sequence ATGGCTGATAAGAAAGTCGAAAAGAAAGTTGAAGAATGGACAGAAGAAAAGACTGATGCTTGCATTGATGAGTTAGTTAATAACGCATTAACAGCATTAGACGAATTCGAAGGTTTTGATCAGGAAACTGTTGACTACATCGTAGCAAAGATGTCAGTTGCTGGTCTTGATAAACACGGTGTTCTTGCAGAAGCTGCAGTAAAAGAAACTGGCCGTGGTGTATTTGAAGACAAAGCTGTTAAGAACTTATTCGCTTGTGAATATGTTACTAACAACATGCGTCATACAAAGACTGTAGGTATTATTAATGAAGATCCACTTACTGGTATCACTGAAATCGCTGAACCAGTTGGTGTTGTTTGTGGTATCGTTCCAGTAACAAACCCAACTTCTACAGTTATCTTTAAGTCTTTAATCGCTATGAAGACTAGAAACCCAATCATCTTCTCATTCCACCCAGGTGCTCATGACTGTTCAGTTATGGCTGCTAAGGTAATGTTAGATGCTGCTGTAAAAGCTGGTGCTCCTAAGAACGTAATCCAGTGGTTACCAATGAAAACTATGTATGCAACTAGTGCATTAATGAATCATCCAGGTGTTGCTACTATCTTAGCTACTGGTGGTAACGCAATGGTTAAGGCTGCTTACTCTTGTGGTAAACCTGCTTTAGGTGTAGGTGCTGGTAACGTTCCTGCATACGTAGAAAAGTCTTGTAAAATCAAAATGGCAGCAAACGATATTTATTTATCAAAATCATTCGATAACGGTATGATTTGTGCATCTGAACAGGTAGTTGTTGTAGACCACGAAATCTATGATGAATTCAAGAAAGAACTTGGTCGTTATCATGTACATTTCTGTAATGCTGAAGAAAAGAAGAAACTTGAACAGTTCATGTTCGGTGCAACAGCATACAGTGAAAACGTAAATGAAGCTCGATTAAACAGCATCGTTCCAGGTAAGAACGCTACTTGGATCGCTGAACAGGCTGGTTTCAAAGTATCTGATGATATTCAGATCTTAGTTTGTGAAGTTAAGGAAATCGGTCCTAACGAACCAATGACTAGAGAAAAACTTTCTCCAGTATTAGGTATGATCAAAGCAAACTCTACTGAAGATGGTATTGAAAAGGCTGCTCAGACTGTTGAATTCAACGGTTTAGGACATTCAGCTGCAATCCATACTACTAATCATGAAATTTCTAAAGCATTCGGTAAGAGAATCAAAGCTATCCGTATTATTGAAAACGCTCCATCTACATTCGGTGGTATCGGTTCAGTATACAACGCATTCTTACCTTCATTAACACTTGGTTGTGGTTCTTATGGTCATAACTCAGTATCAAACAACGTAAGTGCTATTAACTTACTAAACATTAAGAGAATAGGGAGACGTAACAACAATATGCAATGGGTTAAACTTCCTCCAAAGATTTATTTCGAAAGAAATTCAATCAGATATCTTAGAGATATGAAGGAAATGAAGAAAGCAATGATCGTTACAGACAGAGGTATGTATGACCTTGGTTATGTAGGAAAGATCGAAGACGTTATCAGAAGAAGACGTAACAAAGTAGACGTTGACTTATTCATCGACGTTGAACCAGATCCATCTTTAGATATGACTCTTAAGGGTCTTGAAATCATGAAGAGCTTCCAGCCTGATACAATCATTGCTATCGGTGGTGGATCTTCAATGGATGCTGCTAAAGTTATGTGGTTAATGTATGAACATCCAGAAGTTAACTTCGATGACATCAAGCAGAAATTCATGGATATCAGAAAGAGAGCATTCAAGTTCCCAGAACTTGGTAAGAAAGCTAAGTTAGTATGTATCCCAACTACTTCAGGTACAGGTTCAGAAGTAACTCCATTCGCAGTTATCACTGATACTAAGGAAAACAAGAAATATCCATTAACTGACTACGCTTTAACTCCAACAATCGCAATTGTTGACCCTGAATTCGCTATGTCTATGCCACCAAGAATCGCTGCTGATACTGGTATCGACGTATTAACTCATGCTATTGAAGCATATGTTTCAATCTTAGCTTCTGACTTCACTGATGGTTGGGCTAAACAGGCTGTTAAGTTAGTATTCGAAAACCTTGAAAAGTCAGTACTTGAAGGTGATCCTGATGCTAGAATCAAGATGCATAACGCTGCATCAATTGCAGGTATGGCATTCGCTAACGCATTCTTAGGAATGAACCACTCATTAGCTCATAAGATCGGTGGAGAATGGCATATTCCTCATGGACGTACTAACGGTATGTTATTACCACATGTAATCAGATACAATGGTACAGTTCCAACTAAGTTAAACATCTGGCCAAAGATTGAAGACTATAAGGCAGATAAGAAATATAGAGAATTAGCTGAATTAATCGGCTTACATCCAAAGACTGATGCAGAAGGTGTTGAAATGTTCGCACAGGCTGTTGAAAAGTTATGGGTAAAAGTTGGTGGTGCTGTAAACGTTAAGTCACAGAACATCAGCAAAGCTGATTGGGAAGAATCAGTACATAGAATCGCTATGAACGCATACGAAGACCAGTGTACTCCTGCTAACCCAAGAATGCCTATGGTTAAAGATATGGAAACTATCCTAGAAACAATCTACGATTACGAATCTCCATTCGCTAAGAAATAA
- a CDS encoding helix-turn-helix domain-containing protein: MKGRLAKFLRRLRLENDEYLKDMASKTGVSISFLSAVENETKKMTDSLIEKIIENYHLTKEQEEELRIASMEANKETTIYLDKLNKSQTELTYRFARRIENIDDDTLLKIKKLLEENK, from the coding sequence ATGAAAGGAAGATTAGCGAAGTTTTTAAGAAGATTGAGACTTGAAAACGATGAGTATTTAAAAGATATGGCTTCAAAGACAGGGGTATCAATTTCTTTTTTATCTGCTGTTGAAAATGAAACGAAAAAAATGACTGATTCATTGATAGAAAAAATAATTGAAAATTATCATTTAACAAAAGAACAGGAGGAGGAATTACGAATAGCAAGTATGGAAGCCAATAAGGAGACAACTATATATTTAGATAAACTAAATAAAAGTCAGACAGAGCTTACATATCGATTTGCCCGTAGAATTGAAAATATCGATGATGATACACTATTAAAAATAAAGAAACTATTGGAGGAAAATAAATGA
- a CDS encoding HAD family hydrolase — MSRRVIFFDIDGTLSTETDFTVPESTKKAIKLAQDNGHILMVNTGRTICIIEDIIKELGLDGYICGCGTNIYYHDKEIYHATLPSELKKGIVNKAVELDIDAVLEGPECVYFPETIKTKTVQEIKERYKDIKVNVPVYHKDEEPKFDKFTAWYTPEDDIEAFKDAFKNDLEYIQRAEDFIEVVPKACSKATGIQTFIDLIGASIDDCISIGDSTNDLPMLTYTKESVAMGNSNPVLFDYVTYITTDIEDDGIYNALKHFNVI; from the coding sequence ATGAGTAGAAGAGTTATATTTTTTGATATCGATGGTACTTTATCTACAGAAACAGACTTTACTGTTCCTGAAAGTACAAAGAAAGCAATCAAACTAGCTCAGGATAATGGACATATCCTGATGGTGAATACTGGGCGTACTATTTGTATTATAGAAGATATAATTAAGGAATTAGGATTAGATGGTTATATCTGTGGATGTGGGACTAATATCTACTATCATGATAAAGAAATCTATCATGCTACACTTCCTTCAGAATTAAAGAAAGGAATTGTGAATAAGGCTGTTGAATTAGATATTGATGCAGTATTAGAAGGTCCTGAATGTGTTTATTTCCCTGAAACAATTAAGACAAAGACAGTCCAGGAAATCAAAGAACGTTATAAAGATATTAAGGTAAATGTACCTGTATATCATAAAGATGAAGAACCTAAATTTGATAAGTTCACTGCATGGTATACACCAGAAGATGATATTGAAGCATTTAAGGATGCATTTAAGAACGATTTAGAATATATCCAGCGTGCTGAAGACTTCATTGAAGTTGTTCCTAAAGCTTGTTCTAAAGCCACAGGTATTCAGACATTTATTGATCTCATTGGTGCTTCTATTGATGATTGTATTTCTATTGGTGATTCTACCAACGATCTACCAATGTTGACTTATACTAAGGAATCAGTAGCGATGGGTAATTCTAATCCAGTTCTATTTGATTATGTAACCTATATTACAACTGATATTGAAGATGATGGCATCTATAATGCCTTAAAACATTTTAACGTCATCTAA
- a CDS encoding zinc-ribbon domain-containing protein, whose product MYCTRCGKELEAGTKFCPNCGEPVRLENRTDYTTMEDYASSNGYTSPYHEEDRASIGLCIISFLFPFMGVIFFFMKRRMTPKKAKACLITGIVSFVLNFIATYALLLNSGIRIF is encoded by the coding sequence ATGTATTGTACGCGATGTGGTAAAGAATTAGAGGCAGGTACAAAGTTCTGCCCTAATTGTGGAGAACCTGTTAGATTAGAAAATAGAACTGACTATACAACTATGGAAGACTATGCTTCTAGTAATGGATATACAAGTCCTTATCATGAAGAAGACCGTGCTTCAATTGGATTATGTATCATTTCATTCCTATTCCCTTTTATGGGTGTTATCTTCTTCTTTATGAAAAGAAGAATGACGCCTAAGAAGGCAAAGGCATGCTTGATTACAGGAATCGTTAGTTTTGTATTGAATTTTATTGCAACTTATGCATTATTATTAAACTCAGGAATCAGAATCTTCTGA
- the gltA gene encoding NADPH-dependent glutamate synthase, with product MPNMSNKKVEMPSQEPEIRATNFKEVALGYTKEMAQEEAARCLNCKKPRCVDGCPVNVPIPQFIQEVVNGDFEKAYEIITTENALPAICGRVCPQENQCEGKCIRGIKGESVGIGRLERFVADYHREYGKPTETKIEKNGKKVAIVGSGPSGISCAGELAKRGYDVTVFEALHKTGGVLSYGIPEFRLPKDLVQAEIDGVADLGVKFETNVVVGRSITIDELQESGYDAVFVGAGAGLPRFQGIPGENLDGVYAANEFLTRVNLMKGYEFPNHPTPVKVADTVCVVGAGNVAMDAARTAKRLGAKNVYIVYRRSDAEIPARAEEVHHAKEEGIIFKLLTNPVAVHGDNGAVKSLECVEMELGEPDASGRRRPVVKEGTNFTIDCGTVVIAIGQSPNPLIRQTTPGLDCQKWGGIIVEEETNHTSKEGVWAGGDVVTGAATVILAMGAGKKAAKAIDEKLSGE from the coding sequence ATGCCTAATATGTCAAATAAAAAGGTAGAAATGCCTTCTCAGGAACCAGAAATTCGTGCAACTAACTTTAAGGAAGTTGCTTTAGGATATACTAAAGAAATGGCTCAGGAAGAAGCAGCTCGCTGCTTAAACTGTAAAAAGCCTCGTTGTGTAGATGGATGTCCAGTTAATGTTCCTATTCCTCAGTTTATTCAGGAAGTAGTAAATGGTGATTTTGAAAAAGCTTATGAAATCATCACTACAGAAAATGCTTTACCTGCAATCTGTGGTCGTGTATGTCCACAGGAAAATCAGTGTGAAGGTAAATGTATTAGAGGTATCAAGGGTGAATCAGTAGGTATTGGTAGACTTGAAAGATTTGTTGCTGATTATCATAGAGAATATGGTAAACCAACTGAAACTAAGATTGAAAAGAACGGCAAGAAAGTTGCTATTGTAGGTTCAGGACCTTCAGGTATTTCTTGTGCAGGTGAACTTGCTAAACGTGGTTATGATGTAACTGTATTTGAAGCATTACATAAAACTGGTGGTGTATTATCTTATGGTATCCCAGAATTCCGTTTGCCAAAAGATTTAGTACAGGCTGAAATTGATGGTGTTGCAGACTTAGGTGTTAAGTTTGAAACAAACGTTGTAGTAGGTCGTTCTATTACAATTGACGAGTTACAGGAAAGCGGCTATGATGCTGTATTCGTAGGTGCTGGTGCTGGTTTACCTCGTTTCCAGGGTATCCCAGGTGAAAACCTTGATGGTGTTTATGCTGCCAATGAATTCTTAACTCGTGTTAACTTAATGAAGGGTTATGAATTCCCTAACCATCCTACTCCAGTAAAAGTAGCTGATACAGTATGTGTTGTAGGTGCTGGTAACGTAGCTATGGATGCTGCAAGAACTGCTAAGAGACTAGGTGCTAAGAACGTATATATCGTATATCGTCGTAGTGATGCTGAAATTCCTGCACGTGCTGAAGAAGTACATCATGCTAAGGAAGAAGGTATTATCTTTAAGTTATTAACTAATCCAGTTGCTGTTCATGGTGATAATGGTGCAGTTAAATCACTTGAATGTGTAGAAATGGAATTAGGAGAACCAGATGCATCTGGTAGAAGAAGACCAGTTGTAAAAGAAGGTACTAACTTCACAATTGATTGTGGTACAGTTGTTATCGCAATCGGTCAGTCTCCAAACCCATTAATCAGACAGACTACTCCTGGCCTTGACTGCCAGAAGTGGGGCGGTATCATTGTAGAAGAAGAAACTAACCATACATCTAAAGAAGGCGTATGGGCTGGTGGTGACGTTGTTACTGGTGCTGCTACTGTAATTCTTGCTATGGGTGCTGGTAAAAAAGCAGCTAAGGCTATTGATGAAAAATTAAGTGGTGAATAA
- a CDS encoding DUF4417 domain-containing protein, which translates to MKKLIYDDDFNNFLVEGATFIGEAGIPVLQNMNNLQVPKELVPFTKSRKNIDRNKYVHFYVHDKYFKSILTHPEKYVELFKTYDGIISPDPTMFIDNSKCLLETSTYMNRAIAFFFAKKGIPVIPNVRWTNEKSYEFCFLGIPKRYIVSVSTHGCCKSKQQKENFKNGLSKMIEVLEPTDVIVHGCMPKSIFKEFEGLTKFHRFPSEFEMTHMKEV; encoded by the coding sequence ATGAAAAAACTAATATACGATGATGATTTTAACAATTTTTTAGTGGAAGGAGCTACTTTTATTGGAGAAGCAGGTATTCCAGTGTTACAAAATATGAATAACCTTCAAGTGCCAAAAGAGTTGGTCCCATTTACTAAATCAAGAAAGAACATTGACAGAAATAAATATGTTCATTTTTATGTGCATGATAAATATTTTAAAAGTATATTAACTCACCCTGAGAAATACGTTGAGTTATTTAAGACATATGATGGGATAATTTCACCAGATCCAACTATGTTTATTGATAATTCTAAATGTTTATTAGAAACTAGCACATATATGAATCGAGCAATTGCTTTTTTCTTTGCTAAGAAAGGTATTCCTGTAATACCAAATGTTAGATGGACAAATGAAAAAAGCTATGAATTCTGTTTTTTAGGCATACCAAAGAGGTATATAGTATCTGTTAGTACGCACGGATGTTGTAAGTCCAAACAGCAAAAAGAAAATTTTAAAAATGGGCTATCTAAAATGATAGAAGTTTTGGAACCTACTGATGTTATAGTTCATGGGTGCATGCCAAAATCAATATTTAAAGAATTTGAAGGTCTTACAAAATTTCACAGATTTCCTAGTGAATTTGAAATGACTCATATGAAAGAGGTTTAA
- a CDS encoding sulfide/dihydroorotate dehydrogenase-like FAD/NAD-binding protein: MYKIVKKEVLNDVVQLMEVHAPMVSRKCEPGQFIILRVGEDGERIPLTIADYDREKETITIIYQIVGYSTKQLAKLEEGDYITDFVGPLGVPTHLEKKDHVIGVAGGVGSAPLFPQLRKLAELGTKVDVIIGGREEQYVLWADRFKEFCDHVYIATNDGSVGTKGFVTDVLTDLLDKGEKYDEVIAIGPVVMMKAVVGVTKPRDIKTMVSLNPIMIDGTGMCGCCRVTVDGKIKFACVDGPDFDGLNVDFDELMARQRMFKEEEHLVDSNADRMCNLMKGVK; encoded by the coding sequence ATGTATAAGATTGTAAAGAAAGAAGTACTTAATGACGTTGTACAGTTAATGGAAGTACATGCGCCAATGGTTTCAAGAAAATGTGAACCAGGGCAGTTTATTATTTTACGTGTAGGAGAAGATGGAGAAAGAATCCCTCTTACAATTGCTGATTATGATAGAGAAAAGGAAACAATCACAATAATTTATCAGATTGTAGGTTACTCTACTAAACAGCTTGCAAAATTAGAAGAAGGCGATTATATCACTGACTTCGTAGGTCCTCTTGGAGTACCAACTCATCTAGAAAAGAAAGATCATGTCATCGGTGTCGCTGGTGGTGTTGGTAGTGCACCATTATTCCCACAGTTAAGAAAGTTAGCTGAACTTGGTACTAAGGTTGATGTAATTATCGGTGGACGTGAAGAACAGTATGTATTATGGGCAGATCGTTTTAAAGAATTCTGTGATCATGTTTATATCGCAACTAATGATGGTTCTGTAGGTACAAAAGGTTTTGTAACTGATGTTTTAACTGATTTACTTGATAAGGGTGAAAAGTATGATGAAGTTATTGCAATCGGACCAGTCGTAATGATGAAGGCAGTTGTTGGAGTAACTAAGCCTAGAGACATTAAGACAATGGTTTCACTTAACCCAATCATGATTGATGGTACTGGTATGTGCGGATGCTGCCGTGTAACTGTTGATGGTAAGATCAAGTTTGCCTGCGTTGATGGGCCAGACTTCGATGGTTTAAATGTTGATTTTGATGAATTAATGGCAAGACAGAGAATGTTCAAGGAAGAAGAACATCTTGTTGACAGCAATGCAGACCGTATGTGTAACTTAATGAAGGGGGTTAAATAA
- a CDS encoding VanZ family protein: protein MKHKRFLFLLTAAVAFIIQLIDIISYTIKFSITQTFVLVIIQMIGLVGYAYDARNVVKNKRRMFTILHSIAFIIYLINLTYQLFLNPALRHVKAVSSVNISPLKTILLYYTAYERHTLPIKNIILNMIGNVMLFMPFGYFVYVLFKSMRSFQPYFFFFLFMIVGVEVIQYIWKVGSADIDDIILNMSGVLILYIVLKIPFIKKLF, encoded by the coding sequence ATGAAACATAAACGTTTTTTATTCTTACTTACTGCAGCTGTCGCTTTCATTATTCAATTAATCGATATCATTTCTTATACAATCAAGTTTTCTATTACACAGACATTTGTACTTGTTATTATTCAGATGATTGGTTTAGTAGGTTATGCCTATGATGCAAGAAATGTAGTAAAAAATAAAAGAAGAATGTTTACTATACTTCATAGTATCGCATTCATCATCTACCTTATAAATCTTACTTATCAATTGTTCCTTAACCCAGCATTAAGACATGTCAAAGCGGTTAGTAGTGTGAATATCAGTCCATTAAAGACAATACTTCTTTATTACACAGCTTATGAAAGACATACATTACCTATTAAGAATATTATTTTGAATATGATTGGGAATGTCATGTTGTTCATGCCTTTTGGTTATTTTGTATATGTCTTATTTAAATCAATGCGTTCATTTCAACCTTATTTCTTCTTTTTCTTATTTATGATTGTAGGAGTAGAGGTTATTCAATACATTTGGAAGGTTGGATCAGCAGATATAGATGATATCATTCTGAATATGAGCGGCGTACTGATCCTATATATTGTATTGAAAATCCCATTCATAAAAAAATTATTTTAA
- a CDS encoding ImmA/IrrE family metallo-endopeptidase, translated as MIDHIVKARSMMDIREIVNTIKKHCDFYDRLQFPIMFFWEQIIPKIFHDYRFLYVEDDELNGVEAYTDHNLKIVKVKTSVYLKALEGSSKDLFTIAHEIGHLFLHDGEALVFARTNERFPAYKSAEWQANYFAAEMLMGSHLVIDMSIDEIVNACNVSKKAAKIQLEHAISEREKGRL; from the coding sequence ATGATCGATCACATTGTAAAAGCTAGAAGCATGATGGATATAAGGGAAATTGTAAATACAATCAAAAAACACTGTGACTTTTACGATCGTTTGCAATTTCCGATTATGTTTTTTTGGGAACAAATAATTCCTAAAATTTTTCATGATTATAGATTTTTATATGTTGAAGACGATGAACTTAATGGTGTTGAAGCTTATACTGATCATAACTTAAAAATTGTGAAAGTTAAGACTAGTGTGTATTTAAAAGCATTAGAAGGATCATCTAAAGATTTATTTACTATTGCTCATGAAATAGGACATTTATTTTTGCATGATGGTGAAGCGCTGGTTTTTGCTAGAACGAATGAAAGATTTCCTGCGTACAAAAGTGCTGAATGGCAAGCAAATTACTTTGCAGCAGAAATGCTGATGGGATCTCATTTAGTTATAGACATGTCAATTGATGAGATTGTAAATGCATGTAATGTATCTAAAAAAGCTGCGAAAATTCAACTTGAACATGCTATCTCAGAGAGAGAAAAAGGGCGTTTGTAG
- a CDS encoding putative manganese-dependent inorganic diphosphatase: MDIVYVSGHKNPDTDSICAAISYSYLLNATHKYGQAVPVRLGEVSRETEYVLKRFNAHTPQLLKSVKQKVEDLDYDQVTLFSKELTLRTAWSLMCQMNLKSAPVLDDHSHLLGLLSSTNIIEGYMEDWDKDILKNAHTPIENVVDTLDAKIVYLNPELRTIKGSLHITGMNSQEVIDHVNEHDVIITGGDRTEGIREMLKKKVDLIILTNSLHLEESVLEECKNAGVSVVTTAFTTFKTSQQIIQAVPVEYVMQKGDLTCFSTDDTVDYLKEVMSETRYHSYPVIDLNDQVVGTISRFQVITGDHKKMILVDHNERGQAVEGIEEAEILEVVDHHRVADFQTVGPLQFRAEPLGCTCTIIAKMYKEQGVEIPKNVAGLMLAAIISDTLLFRSPTCTKTDKEIALELASIAGVDAEEFGLAMFKAGTSLVGKTIEEIYNQDYKAFNIGDAKVGIAQVNTMDIDGFAPLKGEMLEYMENLCVENGFDTAVLLLTDVINATSEVFVAGTHPEYVENAFNVQLVEHEANLPGVISRKKQVVPAITRAINA; this comes from the coding sequence ATGGATATTGTTTACGTAAGTGGTCATAAGAATCCTGATACTGATTCAATTTGTGCGGCCATCAGTTACTCATATTTATTAAATGCGACTCATAAATACGGACAGGCAGTCCCAGTAAGACTTGGTGAAGTCAGCCGTGAAACTGAGTATGTATTAAAAAGATTTAATGCACATACACCACAGCTATTAAAGTCTGTTAAGCAGAAAGTAGAAGATCTTGATTATGATCAGGTGACTCTATTCTCTAAAGAACTTACTTTAAGAACTGCCTGGTCATTAATGTGCCAGATGAACTTAAAGAGTGCACCAGTATTAGATGATCATTCTCATCTTCTTGGTTTATTATCTTCTACAAACATTATTGAAGGTTATATGGAAGACTGGGATAAAGATATCTTAAAGAATGCACATACACCAATCGAAAACGTTGTAGATACATTAGACGCTAAGATTGTTTATTTAAACCCTGAATTACGTACTATCAAGGGTAGTCTTCATATTACTGGTATGAATTCTCAGGAAGTTATTGATCATGTCAATGAACATGATGTTATCATCACTGGTGGTGACAGAACTGAAGGTATTCGTGAAATGTTGAAGAAGAAGGTTGATTTAATCATCCTTACTAACTCATTACACTTAGAAGAATCAGTTCTAGAAGAATGCAAGAATGCAGGTGTCAGCGTAGTGACTACTGCTTTCACTACATTCAAGACTTCACAGCAGATCATTCAGGCAGTACCTGTTGAGTATGTTATGCAGAAGGGTGATTTAACATGCTTTTCTACAGATGATACTGTAGATTACTTAAAGGAAGTTATGAGTGAAACGAGATATCATTCATATCCTGTTATTGACTTAAATGATCAGGTAGTAGGTACTATCTCTCGTTTCCAGGTTATTACTGGTGATCATAAGAAGATGATTCTTGTTGACCATAACGAAAGAGGACAGGCTGTAGAAGGTATTGAAGAAGCTGAAATCCTAGAAGTAGTTGACCACCACAGAGTGGCTGATTTCCAGACTGTTGGTCCATTACAGTTTAGAGCTGAACCACTTGGCTGTACTTGTACAATCATTGCAAAGATGTATAAGGAACAGGGTGTAGAAATTCCTAAGAATGTAGCTGGTTTAATGTTAGCAGCTATCATCTCTGATACATTATTATTCAGATCTCCAACTTGTACAAAGACTGATAAGGAAATTGCCTTAGAATTAGCTTCTATCGCAGGTGTAGATGCCGAAGAATTCGGTCTTGCAATGTTTAAGGCTGGTACTTCATTAGTTGGTAAGACTATTGAAGAAATCTATAACCAGGATTACAAGGCATTCAATATTGGTGACGCAAAAGTAGGTATCGCTCAGGTTAATACTATGGATATCGATGGCTTTGCACCACTTAAAGGTGAAATGCTTGAATATATGGAAAATCTATGTGTTGAAAATGGATTTGATACAGCAGTTCTATTATTAACTGATGTCATCAATGCAACAAGTGAAGTATTTGTTGCTGGTACTCATCCAGAATATGTAGAAAATGCCTTCAATGTACAGTTAGTTGAACATGAAGCAAACTTACCAGGCGTTATCTCTCGTAAGAAGCAGGTTGTTCCAGCTATTACACGTGCAATCAATGCTTAA
- a CDS encoding helix-turn-helix transcriptional regulator, with translation MHKLLEPYAALVPFLGVALGDNVEVALHDLTSPEQEVVAIANGEISGREVGAKLSNLSIHYLETKQYEKNDYVMNYKTAGPDGKLLKSATYWIKEPGNVYPVGMLCINVNVTDFEYIETAMRRILGIKDNTNVEFKYDSPIEILSSPLDEMVEKYINECMQNMGVPSYVHAERLKVEEKIRVVKYLQEKGTFKVKGAIALVADKLDVSEPTIYRYLKKA, from the coding sequence ATGCATAAATTATTAGAACCCTATGCAGCACTTGTCCCATTCTTAGGTGTTGCGTTAGGCGATAATGTTGAAGTAGCTTTACACGATCTCACATCTCCTGAACAGGAAGTTGTTGCTATCGCAAATGGTGAGATTTCTGGCAGAGAAGTTGGTGCTAAGCTTTCAAATTTATCTATTCATTATTTAGAAACAAAACAGTATGAAAAAAATGACTATGTCATGAACTACAAAACAGCTGGACCTGATGGTAAACTGTTGAAATCTGCAACATACTGGATCAAGGAACCAGGAAATGTTTATCCTGTCGGTATGCTCTGTATTAACGTTAACGTCACAGATTTTGAATATATTGAAACTGCGATGAGAAGAATTCTAGGTATTAAAGATAATACAAATGTAGAATTTAAATATGACAGCCCAATCGAAATCTTATCTTCACCACTTGATGAGATGGTAGAAAAGTACATCAATGAATGCATGCAGAATATGGGAGTTCCGTCTTATGTTCATGCAGAAAGATTAAAAGTAGAAGAAAAGATTAGAGTTGTTAAATACTTGCAGGAGAAAGGAACATTCAAGGTGAAAGGTGCAATTGCCCTTGTTGCTGATAAGCTAGATGTTTCTGAACCAACAATTTATCGTTATTTAAAGAAAGCGTAG